One window from the genome of Mauremys mutica isolate MM-2020 ecotype Southern chromosome 4, ASM2049712v1, whole genome shotgun sequence encodes:
- the LOC123369040 gene encoding olfactory receptor 10V1-like: MGEENQTGLIQFHFHPLSTLPEMQWLIFLAFLLMYMASLCGNATVAIIIHTDRSLHTPMYFFLANLAILEICYSSCIAPLTLANLVSGSKATISLAGCGTQMFFFIFLGGSECVLLAVMAYDRYVAICQPLRYTLVMSWTVCVRLVAGSLVLGFLFALQFTVLLFHLPFCGTNEISHFYCDVLPVLQLACGNTKSLEAIIFAATIITLATPFLLICISYVFIVATILQIHSASGQSRAFSTCSSHLTVVLLQYGCCIFIYSHTGSSYSPEQGQVVSVVYTFVTPVLNPLIYSMRNKELKDALSRVLRRKVLSRESDTFGPSIRETV, encoded by the coding sequence ATGGGGGAAGAAAACCAAACAGGGCTGATACAATTCCACTTCCATCCCCTCTCGACACTCCCCGAGATGCAGTGGCTGATTTTCCTTGCCTTCCTGCTGATGTACATGGCCAGTCTCTGTGGAAACGCTACCGTCGCAATCATTATCCACACAGAccgctccctccacacccccatgtacttcttcctggccAACCTGGCAATTCTGGAGATCTGCTACTCTTCCTGCATTGCTCCCCTTACTCTGGCCAACCTTGTGTCAGGAAGCAAGGCCACCATCTCCCTTGCGGGCTGTGGcacccagatgttcttcttcatcttcctggGAGGTTCTGAGTGTGTCCTCCTCGCCGTCATGGCATACGACCGATACGTGGCGATCTGCCAGCCACTGCGCTACACCCTCGTTATGAGCTGGACAGTCTGTGTGCGCCTTGTCGCTGGGTCGCTGGTGCTGGGGTTCTTATTTGCTCTGCAATTTACTGTTCTGCTGTTCCACCTGCCGTTCTGTGGCACCAATGAAATCAGCCACTTCTATTGTGATGTGCTGCCCGTCTTGCAGCTGGCATGTGGCAACACGAAGAGCCTTGAGGCCATCATTTTTGCTGCCACTATCATAACCCTGGCCACCCCCTTCCTGCTGATTTGCATCTCTTATGTCTTTATTGTGGCCACCATCCTGCAGATCCACTCTGCCTCTGGCCAGAGCCgcgccttctccacctgctcctctcacctgacAGTTGTCCTTCTGCAATATGGCTGCTGCATCTTCATTTACTCCCACACTGGCTCCAGCTACTCTCCAGAGCAAGGCCAGGTGGTGTCTGTGGTCTACACCTTTGTGACCCCTGTACTGAACCCCCtgatctacagcatgaggaacaaggagttGAAGGATGCTCTGAGCAGAGTGCTGAGAAGGAAAGTGCTGTCCCGAGAAAGTGACACCTTTGGGCCCTCAATCAGAGAAACAGTGTAG